The Patescibacteria group bacterium genomic interval TTGAATCGGTAACAATTGACATAATTGCCCGTTTTAATTCATCGGTTTCCCCAAAAAGTGGAATGGTATTGTTGTAGCTCTTGCTCATTTTCTGTCCGTCTATTCCCGGAACAATGGCCGCATCTTCCAATATTAGTGCTTCGGGCACGGTGAATGTGTCTCCAAATATACGGTTGAATTTTCCTGCTGTATCGCGAGCGATTTCGATGTGCTGTTTCTGATCTTTCCCGACCGGGACAACATCGGCGTCATACATTAGAATATCTGCCGCCATGAGCATTGGATAATCAAAAGTACCCACACTGATTTCTTTGTTTTTAGCTTGCGAATCCTTAAAGGCATGGGCGCGCATAAGATACGGTACGGTGGTAATGCAATTGAAAATCCATGCGAGCTCTGTGTGCTCCGGAACATCTGACTGTTTGTAGAGAATCACTTTTAATGGGTCCAAGCCAAGTGCCAAATAATCAAGCGCTACACTTGTCGTGTACTCCTCCAATTTCTGTGGATCCTGAAGGGTGGTAAGCGCGTGATAGTCGGCAATAAAAATAGAGCTGTTATAATCATTTTGCAGCTCCACAAATTGTTTCATTGCTCCCAAATAGTTTCCGATATGCGGACTTCCTGTTGGTTTTACTCCTGAGAGCAGTGTTTTTTTACTGTCTGCCATTTGCAAAATAATAGCAGAAAATAAGCGGATTTGGAAGAAAAACAACTGTATATTTATTCTCCTAGTACTGAAATGAATATTCCAAAAAATGGAACGATGAGCCACCAGAAAAAGAGCTCCTCTGTGGCAAAGAGCGCGTCAATGGGTGCTCCGAAATCGTATAGCTCTTCTATGGGAAATACATGATACGAAAGTGCCAGTAGGAATGCCGTTGTCACGGTGCTGAGAATAGCAGCTTCAAACCACCGCCTGATACCACTCGATGTATACTCAGCGCAAACAACACGATGTATCACTAGAGAAAAGACTATGAACAAGACGAGAAACACTCCGACGGAAAGCAGAAGTGGATGGATTTCTTCTACTATAAGAGACGTTATATAATCCTCATATGGAAATACGGCAAACAGTGCATATGCGGCATACAATGATAACATCACGGCTATCATAGATCTCTTGCCGAAATGAGTTGCAAACCAAAAGAGAACCAGAGTCACTCCTATGATAATCATCATATCAGTAGGAAGTGAGGTAAAGTACCCATACAAGTCTGAAGCTTTCTCAACAGCAGTGCTGGTAGAAATATCCAAAATATCCATAGTAAAACTATAACACTATTGGGTGTGTTACACTCCTTCTTTTTTCAACTCCTCAATCAATTGTTTACTTTTTCTTGAAAGTTTTGTAGGTACTGTTATATTCACACGAATGAGCAAATCTCCTCGGTGATTTTTTGCAATTGTCACACCTTTTCCTCTGACTCTCAGAATCTCATTGAAAGATACTCCAGCAGGAATCTTGACGGTGATATCGCCATCTAGAGTTTGGATTGTGTAATTACCCCCGAGTAGTGCGTCTGTGAATTTGACGTTGAGATCCATTCGTATATTATTTCCCTCTTTGGTAAATATTTTGTCTTCCTGCACATGCACTTTGATATAAAGATCCCCCGGCATACCGTCTGATACTGCTTCTCCGTTTCCTGAAAGACGAATCATCTCACCATTACTGATGCCAGGAGGAATGGTAATCGCTATTTCCTCTTCCTGCCTTAATACTCCAAATCCTTTGCATTTATTACACTTGTCTTTCGGAATTGAGCCTGTTCCACGGCAGGTATCACATACACGAACACTGGTAAAAGTGCCGATGAGTGAGCTCTTGGTCTCATGTATTTTCCCTTTTCCGTTACAAATATTGCAGGTTTTGAATTCAGAGTCTTCTTTTGAACCACTACCACTGCAAGTGCTGCATTTGGAAATTTTGGTGAGCAATACTTTCCGCTGTGCTCCAAATACAGACTCTTTAAATGATACCGCTATGTCAATTGAAATATCACGCCCGCGTTTAACACGCTCTCTTGTTGCGCCACCGAAAAATTCATTAAAAATATCCCCAAAATCAAAATTTTGAGCGTTAAATCCTGCCCCTCCTGTAGATCCCTCAAAGCCCTCAAATCCGGCATTTCCACCATCACTGAACGTTCTTCCGTATGCATCAAACTCTGCGCGCTTCTTGTCATTCGAGAGCACACCGTAGGCTTCGCTGACCTCTTTAAATTTAATTTCATCACCGTCTTTTTTGTCCGGATGATATTTATGGGCAAGTTGCCGAAATGCTTTTTTGATCTCCTCCTTGCTTGCCCGCTTCGATACCCCCAAAATATTGTAGTAATCTTTTGCCATTCTTTTTAGTTTTCTAGCTTTTTAGCTTTTAGCTGGTTAGTTTTTATTTCTCTAATGCCTAGCAAGCTAGGCTTTAATAAGCTAACGTGCGGTTCATTATCTCACAGGCAGATTCCAAATGCCAGTAACGCCACTACTATTTTTCAGTAGTATTCTCACCCTCATCTTTCTTTTCCTCAAATTCCGCGTCTCTGACTTTTTCATCTGCTGTATCTTTTTGCCCCCCATCTGCACTATCGCTTCCTTTTTTACTCTGTTGTTTATTCTGGGCGGCTACTGCCTCACCTATTTTTTGCATTTCTGTTGACAATGCTTGGGTTGCGCTTTTTATTGCCTCAGAATCATCTCCATCTTTCACTTCTTTAAGTGCCCCAATTTTTTCCTCAACACTCTTTTTTATATCATCTGAAATGCTTTCTCTGTTGTCGGTAAGAGCTTTTTCAGCTGTATAAACAAGATGGTCTGCTATGTTGCGAAACTCTACCGTTTCTTTTTTCTTTTTGTCATCAGCACTGTGTGTTTCCGCATCTGCTTTCATTTTTTCTATGTCCTCGTCAGTAAGTCCT includes:
- the trpS gene encoding tryptophan--tRNA ligase encodes the protein MADSKKTLLSGVKPTGSPHIGNYLGAMKQFVELQNDYNSSIFIADYHALTTLQDPQKLEEYTTSVALDYLALGLDPLKVILYKQSDVPEHTELAWIFNCITTVPYLMRAHAFKDSQAKNKEISVGTFDYPMLMAADILMYDADVVPVGKDQKQHIEIARDTAGKFNRIFGDTFTVPEALILEDAAIVPGIDGQKMSKSYNNTIPLFGETDELKRAIMSIVTDSKGVDDKKDSEKDNVFALHKFFSESELPELEKRYKEGNIGYKESKEILFKNIEAFVSPLREKRNELSKDKSMVYDVLKKGGEQARKIAQEKMADVRKKIGVTLISK
- the dnaJ gene encoding molecular chaperone DnaJ translates to MAKDYYNILGVSKRASKEEIKKAFRQLAHKYHPDKKDGDEIKFKEVSEAYGVLSNDKKRAEFDAYGRTFSDGGNAGFEGFEGSTGGAGFNAQNFDFGDIFNEFFGGATRERVKRGRDISIDIAVSFKESVFGAQRKVLLTKISKCSTCSGSGSKEDSEFKTCNICNGKGKIHETKSSLIGTFTSVRVCDTCRGTGSIPKDKCNKCKGFGVLRQEEEIAITIPPGISNGEMIRLSGNGEAVSDGMPGDLYIKVHVQEDKIFTKEGNNIRMDLNVKFTDALLGGNYTIQTLDGDITVKIPAGVSFNEILRVRGKGVTIAKNHRGDLLIRVNITVPTKLSRKSKQLIEELKKEGV